From Mytilus edulis chromosome 8, xbMytEdul2.2, whole genome shotgun sequence, one genomic window encodes:
- the LOC139485605 gene encoding uncharacterized protein isoform X2, whose translation MAASSMSVRFRIQSSKSRPSSYKVPGNSRPSSYRSTTSLGSRPSSYKRCNEDNDTETEPQQRSFLRPSSFKIIESLSKIPLEERTVTPSTDVFIGSRPSTEYTHSRATSRVASESREAMFRRAMALLSARCTSVLGSQTVETPFGTVKQPTFGIQVPQYFYIKQEKPRPMPPLKAWQGYNGNVYFEPISIAGMPNDVLMPKSGKSRGSHVNDQINRMTPGHKRPMTEPNRSPDSSSNSRSISRNTGKSNNSKNRPSTRQMALLDKRTVLNRFNTSLDDDITLIETTETTGSLAVRPKSDNIVDYKTRHDQMYNRDRICKGSVAHKQYIAKMQGHRPTLKVSGGKYSTPAVTSPLLRTQTQYSLSNNRLTTNSPDLYAAQLPPLEQLRNSVRHMDNTNDKQNYGRARPVTNDIKPFIKYSPDIKIKQPAVNYV comes from the exons ATGGCTGCTAGTTCAATGAGTGTACGATTTAGAATTCAAAGTTCGAAATCTCGTCCGTCCAGTTATAAAGTTCCAGGAAATTCTAGACCCTCAAGCTATAGAAGTACAACATCTTTAGGATCAAGGCCTTCTAGCTACAAACGTTGCAACGAAGATAATGATACGGAGACAGAACCACAACAGAGATCGTTCCTCCGACCTTCAAGTTTTAAAATTATTGAAAGTTTATCTAAAATTCCTTTAGAGGAAAGGACGGTAACTCCATCAACAGATGTTTTCATAGGATCTCGGCCTTCAACTGAATATACACATTCTAG agCTACTTCCAGGGTAGCCTCAGAATCTAGGGAAGCCATGTTCCGAAGAGCAATGGCGCTGTTGTCGGCTCGATGCACTAGCGTGCTCGGGTCACAGACCGTGGAAACTCCATTCGGAACCGTAAAACAACCTACATTCGGAATACAGGTACCACAGTATTTCTATATCAAGCAGGAGAAACCACGACCAATGCCTCCTTTAAAG GCCTGGCAAGGATACAATGGCAACGTTTACTTTGAACCTATATCAATTGCTGGTATGCCAAATGATGTCTTAATGCCTAAGAGTGGCAAATCACGTGGTTCTCACGTGAATGATCAAATAAATAGGATGACACCTGGACATAAGAGACCAATGACAGAACCTAACAGATCTCCGGATAGTAGCAGCAATAGCAGATCTATTTCGCGCAACACCGGAAAGAGTAATAATTCAAAGAACAGACCATCAACCCGTCAGATGGCGCTATTAGACAAAAGAACTGTTCTGAATAGATTCAACACCTCTTTAGATGACGATATCACGTTGATAGAAACGACCGAAACAACCGGAAGTCTAGCTGTTAGACCGAAAAGTGACAATATAGTTGATTACAAAACCAGACATGATCAGATGTATAATAGAGATAGAATATGCAAAGGATCTGTAGCACATAAACAATATATTGCTAAAATGCAAGGACATAGGCCGACTTTGAAAGTAAGCGGCGGGAAGTATTCAACCCCAGCGGTTACTTCCCCTCTCCTACGCACACAAACACAATATTCCTTAAGTAATAATCGGCTAACGACGAATAGTCCAGATTTATATGCAGCTCAACTTCCTCCTTTAGAACAGCTAAGAAATTCAGTTCGTCATATGGACAACACTAATGATAAACAAAACTATGGACGAGCTCGGCCAGTAACGAACGATATTAAACCTTTCATCAAATATAGTCCAGATATCAAAATCAAGCAACcagctgttaattatgtgtag